The genomic region TGTCCTGCAGCAGGGGGAGTACGGCGGCCGCGGCTATGGCGTTCTGGCCGAGATGGGGGACATCCGCATCAAGCAGACCCCGAACACCCTCAACGAGGCAGCAGGTCGCGGCGGGCGCTTTGCGCTTCTCACCGGCAACTCCGGCAACCGCGCGAAGCTTGAGACTTTTGCCGCCTCGGGTGTGCCCGGTGCCAGCCAGGACGACCTCCTGGTGGGCGCAACGGGAGAGCTTTCCCTCATGTCGGACAGCGCCCGATTGAAGACCATCTTCCTCTCCGGTCGCCGCGCGCTGGACGGGGAGGGACGCTGGCCCTCCGGGGCGAAGAAGGGGGACGTGCTGGGGCTCGTGGCGGCGATAGACCCTTTCGGCGGCAGGCTTGCCGCCGAAGCGGAACTCGACTACTCGAGCTACGACGGCGACACGGCCGACGAGACCGCAGCCACCCGCGACTCGGCGCGCCGCCTCAAGTTCGGGGGAGAGTGGGGCGGGAGCCGCTACAGCGCCCTCTACGAGCGGACCGGCCCGCGCTACCGCCTTCTCGCAGGGGACGGTCCCGAGAGGGACTCCGAAGGTGTGGCCTTCGGTCTTGGGCACAGTTTCGAGCTTCATTCTTTCGACGTGAAGCTGTCGCGCTACAACGACAACACCGAGAAGAACGACCTGTCGCCGAGACTCTACCGGTACGAGGGGCTGGTGGACTACCACTTCAGGGGGGCAAGCAAACTGCCGCTTTCCCTGCAGTACAGGAAGAGGTTCATCGACAGCACCAAGGAGCCCCTGGGATACCTTCCCAGGGAGGTGGAAGAGGACGCTGTCTCGGGGAAGCTGAACCTTCTTGCGGGAGGGTGGGACTTGGGGCTGCGGGGCGGGGTGTCGCAGCGGACCGACAAACTGCGCCGGCAGAGGGAATCGAGCACTCAGAGCGTAGGCTTTCTCCCGAAGTTCACCGCGGCCGGGGTGACGGTCTTGCCGGACCTCTCGCTTAAGCGCGTCATGGACTACAGCAACAGCCAGCGCACCGACCAGTACTCGGTGAACCTGGGGCTGAACGGGACCCTGCTGGAAAAGCGGCTCGGGTACGAGGTCAAGGGGGGGTACAAGGAGGAGCGCACCGGCGCCACCGGAACCGGGAAGCAGGTGGTGGGCGCGAAGGTGAAGGCGGCCTATCCGCTGGCGCGGTTCTTCAAGTGGCTGCGTCCGCCGACTCTCGGGGTGAAGGGAGAGTTCAAGGAGATCAACGACCGCGCCGCGGACAGCAGGGAGAGCGATTTCTCCCTGCTGATCTCGCTGGACGGCGGGACCTTCATGTAGAGTGAGGCAGATTAAGAGTGAAGCAGATTAAGATTAAGAAAAAATTACAGACAAAAGGCCTTACCCCTTAATCTCAATCTTAATCTGCTTTTCCTCTTGCCTTTTTAGATCTTCACCAGCTCGTACTTCCTGCTTCCCATGCCGATCTTCTCGGCGTGCTCCAACTGCACTTCCCAGTCGATGTCGGGATGGACGCCGCGGAACTTGTCGCCGCCGGGCTCGTGCCCGCTGGCAAGTGCGGTGTCCTGGTTGCCGCGCGCGTTGTTGACCAGGTCGGCGCAGGCCTGGTCCAGCGCCACCGGGTCGCTGGAGGCGCAGATCCCGATGTCGTTGACGATGGGGGCGTCGGCGTGCCCGTAGCAGTCACAGGCGGGGGAGACCTGGGTGATGAAGTTGAGGAACAGCGTCTTCCCCTTCTTGCCGTGGAGCGCCCCCTTGGCGTACTCGGCCATCTTGCGCATCACGAGCGACGCGCTCTCATTCCACTGGATGTTGATCGCCTTTTGGAGGCAGGCGGTGATGCAGCGGCTGCACCCGACGCAGGCGGCGGCGTCGATCTGCGCCTTACCCTCGATGATGGCGATGGCGGCATGGGCGCAGGACTTAAGGCATACCCCGCAGCCGTTGCAGAAACGCTCCCCCACCTTGGGCGCCACGGTGG from Citrifermentans bremense harbors:
- a CDS encoding DUF362 domain-containing protein, with the translated sequence MSSKVFFADMRAGARENLFAKIGRLMKEAGVEDAVAPGDLVAVKVHFGERGNHTFVRPIFVRRVVDEIKACQGKPFLTDSSTLYPGERKEAVSALSCAVENGFAYAVVGAPLIMLDGIKGHNAKDVQVDGEILKTVNIGAEILEADSLVAVSHFKCHELTGFGGTLKNLGMGCSSRTGKMQQHSTVAPKVGERFCNGCGVCLKSCAHAAIAIIEGKAQIDAAACVGCSRCITACLQKAINIQWNESASLVMRKMAEYAKGALHGKKGKTLFLNFITQVSPACDCYGHADAPIVNDIGICASSDPVALDQACADLVNNARGNQDTALASGHEPGGDKFRGVHPDIDWEVQLEHAEKIGMGSRKYELVKI